A window from Cryobacterium sp. PAMC25264 encodes these proteins:
- a CDS encoding aminotransferase class V-fold PLP-dependent enzyme codes for MKRSTLFRRSPGPLETSRTGDFGYLQPGEVYLDAACQSLRPQSVIDALTDYYTTYNACGGRVKYAWGQKVDAQVADTRQAVLGLLGLSARNHAVSFTLNTTYGLNLLLNQLPLGRFDRVVTSHIEHNSVFLPTITAARRLGVERLVLDRAADGALVYEPAQLEKAVVVVNAASNIDGRLLTNLSDLVRDTHARGGIVIVDAAQAMGHSRALLQKTDADALCFSAHKMYGASLGVVVARHELLASLELSFVGGGMVQDVREDDFDLVQGDPGALLEPGLQAWGEIIALGRAIDWLGSIRPGGLSPAEHISALSTRLFERLAAVPGLTLLNDAPSPVISVYAPAQDSHRLAVFLSHSRISVRSGYFCAHHHLKEQLGLPPLLRFSLGLHSTESDVDAATGALTRLMKGLS; via the coding sequence ATGAAGCGCAGCACGCTGTTCCGCCGCTCGCCCGGCCCACTCGAGACGAGCCGCACCGGCGACTTCGGCTATCTGCAACCCGGCGAGGTCTACCTCGATGCCGCCTGCCAGAGCCTGCGGCCGCAGAGCGTCATCGACGCCCTCACCGACTACTACACGACCTATAACGCCTGCGGCGGCCGGGTGAAGTATGCCTGGGGACAGAAGGTGGACGCCCAGGTGGCCGACACCCGCCAGGCGGTGCTTGGCCTGCTGGGACTCTCGGCCAGGAACCACGCCGTCTCGTTCACTCTCAACACCACCTACGGCCTGAACCTGCTGCTGAACCAGCTGCCGCTGGGGCGTTTCGACCGCGTCGTCACCAGCCACATCGAGCACAACTCGGTGTTCCTGCCCACCATCACGGCCGCCCGCCGGCTGGGTGTTGAGCGCCTGGTGCTGGATCGCGCCGCGGACGGCGCCCTGGTCTACGAGCCGGCGCAGCTCGAGAAAGCCGTGGTGGTCGTCAACGCCGCATCCAACATCGACGGCCGGCTGCTCACCAACCTCAGCGACCTTGTGCGCGACACCCACGCCCGCGGCGGCATCGTCATCGTCGACGCCGCGCAGGCCATGGGGCACTCGCGGGCACTGCTGCAAAAGACCGACGCGGATGCGCTCTGCTTCTCCGCCCACAAGATGTACGGCGCGAGCCTCGGCGTCGTCGTGGCCCGACACGAGCTGCTCGCCTCGCTCGAGCTCAGCTTCGTGGGCGGCGGCATGGTGCAGGATGTGCGCGAAGACGATTTCGACCTCGTGCAGGGCGACCCGGGTGCTCTGCTCGAACCTGGCCTGCAGGCCTGGGGGGAGATCATCGCGCTGGGCCGGGCGATCGACTGGCTCGGCAGCATCCGCCCCGGCGGGCTCAGCCCGGCCGAGCACATCAGCGCCCTCTCCACCCGCCTCTTCGAGAGGCTTGCCGCGGTGCCCGGGCTCACCCTGCTGAACGACGCGCCCAGCCCGGTGATCAGCGTGTATGCGCCCGCGCAGGACTCGCACCGGCTGGCGGTGTTCCTCTCGCACTCACGGATCTCCGTGCGCAGCGGCTATTTCTGTGCGCACCACCACCTCAAGGAGCAGCTCGGCCTCCCCCCGCTGCTGCGATTCTCCCTCGGCCTGCACTCGACGGAGTCGGACGTCGACGCCGCAACCGGGGCCCTCACTCGGCTGATGAAAGGCCTCTCCTAA
- a CDS encoding multidrug efflux SMR transporter, giving the protein MSWLILIVSGVLEAVWATALGKSESFTKFWPTVIFGVGLVLSMAGLAVAMRSIPIGTAYAVWVGIGAALTVLYAMVFGGEPASLLKVLLILGLVGCVIGLKLVDGGH; this is encoded by the coding sequence ATGTCCTGGCTGATCTTGATCGTCTCCGGAGTTCTCGAAGCCGTCTGGGCCACGGCCCTCGGCAAGTCCGAAAGCTTCACCAAGTTCTGGCCCACCGTGATTTTCGGTGTTGGACTGGTGCTCAGCATGGCCGGCCTCGCGGTGGCGATGCGCTCGATCCCGATCGGCACGGCCTACGCCGTGTGGGTGGGCATCGGAGCGGCGCTCACGGTGCTCTACGCGATGGTGTTCGGCGGCGAGCCGGCCTCCCTGCTCAAGGTGCTCCTCATACTGGGCCTGGTCGGCTGCGTCATCGGCCTCAAGCTCGTTGACGGTGGCCACTGA
- a CDS encoding HNH endonuclease signature motif containing protein, giving the protein MSTIADTFVVGTSPEALVPAVPTADTGADSLVAAAGAVTRFGACSADFDALPDAELLAAQREITRLQALTSTRSVWVAKAVAHRSRPELGQSGLASQQGFLNPGDLMQNLTGASKADARKLADVGRMLADSDAAEAAAARAQADADAQIEADADADSGDGGDASPALAPLGIPALPWHTPIAHAVTDGSLSAAQAHAIRTGLGDIDTVVTADILADNLATLLEEARTLTIDQLIRRARRMRDRLDEAGISKREQKAWDDRYLRIWTLETGQVRINGVFPPEQGEYIRSVSDSLTGPRRGGVHFVDPDRAAWAKAVQDDPRSVDQLTADGFIDLIRAGSAVNPRRMLGGRTPAVRILKTQRPTGPAASGSAPEQSRQVGESTTGDATPGRGLPPEPADVLVPLPDGTGHGYIEGNPAPVSQATVDRLICDSGTLEITFDPSGQPLDVGREERLFTMAQRIALAARDGGCMWGDCAKPPSQTEAHHIDHWKRDDGRTDIRVGILLCNPHHRLLHNQGWQILDHQGRYWLRPPVTVDPGQRLIDLHSKSPAALDQQERGEH; this is encoded by the coding sequence ATGTCCACCATCGCAGATACCTTCGTCGTCGGCACCTCGCCGGAGGCCCTCGTGCCTGCAGTTCCGACTGCCGACACAGGAGCCGATTCGCTGGTGGCCGCCGCCGGCGCGGTCACCCGATTCGGGGCCTGCAGCGCCGACTTCGACGCCCTGCCAGACGCTGAGCTGCTCGCCGCGCAACGCGAGATCACCCGTCTGCAAGCCCTCACGTCTACCCGATCGGTGTGGGTGGCCAAAGCCGTCGCGCACCGCTCCCGCCCCGAGCTGGGCCAGTCTGGCCTGGCCTCGCAACAGGGCTTCCTCAACCCGGGCGACCTGATGCAGAACCTCACCGGGGCCAGCAAAGCCGACGCCCGAAAACTCGCCGATGTCGGCCGGATGCTCGCCGACAGTGACGCCGCGGAAGCCGCAGCCGCCCGCGCCCAGGCCGACGCCGACGCCCAGATCGAGGCCGACGCCGATGCCGACTCGGGCGACGGAGGGGACGCATCGCCGGCCCTGGCACCGCTGGGTATTCCGGCGCTGCCCTGGCACACGCCGATCGCTCACGCGGTCACCGATGGGAGCCTCTCCGCCGCGCAGGCGCACGCGATCCGCACCGGACTGGGCGATATCGATACGGTCGTCACCGCGGACATCCTCGCCGACAACCTGGCCACCCTGCTCGAAGAAGCCCGCACCCTCACCATCGACCAATTGATCCGCCGTGCCAGGCGGATGCGGGACCGTCTCGACGAAGCCGGCATCAGCAAGCGCGAACAGAAAGCCTGGGATGACCGGTATCTGCGCATCTGGACCCTGGAAACCGGGCAGGTCCGCATCAACGGGGTCTTCCCACCCGAGCAGGGCGAGTACATTCGCTCCGTCTCAGACAGCCTCACCGGGCCCCGCCGCGGCGGCGTGCACTTCGTCGACCCCGACCGGGCCGCCTGGGCCAAAGCCGTGCAGGACGACCCCCGCAGCGTCGACCAGCTCACCGCCGACGGGTTCATCGACCTGATCAGAGCCGGCAGCGCCGTCAACCCCCGCCGCATGCTCGGCGGTCGCACCCCCGCCGTCCGCATCCTCAAGACGCAGCGCCCCACCGGGCCCGCCGCAAGTGGTTCTGCACCAGAGCAGTCGAGGCAGGTCGGAGAATCCACGACAGGCGACGCCACACCAGGAAGAGGACTACCGCCAGAGCCGGCCGATGTCCTCGTTCCCCTCCCCGACGGCACGGGACACGGCTACATCGAAGGCAATCCAGCCCCGGTCTCCCAGGCAACCGTCGACCGGTTGATCTGCGACTCCGGCACTCTGGAGATCACCTTCGACCCATCGGGCCAACCGCTTGATGTCGGCCGGGAGGAGCGGCTGTTCACGATGGCGCAACGCATCGCCCTGGCCGCCCGCGACGGCGGCTGCATGTGGGGGGACTGCGCCAAACCGCCCTCCCAAACCGAGGCCCACCACATCGACCACTGGAAACGCGACGACGGCCGCACCGACATCCGCGTCGGTATCCTGCTGTGCAACCCGCATCACCGGCTGCTGCACAACCAGGGCTGGCAGATCCTCGACCACCAGGGCCGGTATTGGTTGCGACCGCCCGTCACCGTTGATCCCGGGCAACGCCTGATCGACCTCCACAGCAAGAGCCCCGCAGCACTCGACCAGCAGGAACGCGGCGAGCACTGA
- a CDS encoding FKBP-type peptidyl-prolyl cis-trans isomerase, with amino-acid sequence MTAVAALALTGCAASPDTAATPSATAAAALECTDPGSTSDAVTVAGDAGVEPTVTFDTPLAAKATERTVVTEGSGDAVEEGDSVSISYAAYNATTGAKLSSAGYGEEAGLTVNVVNNQSVIPGILKGVACSNVGDRVAVVIPPADGFGDTGNTDLGVAATDQMLFVIDIKDKVPTRATGTDQEPQDGFPTVELADDGAPTVTVPQDDPPTDLAVEVLKKGDGATVADGGTVTVQYTGVIWGTGKVFDQSWGAGGPTSFSTSEVIPGFGQGLVGQTVGSQVVIVIPPAQGYGDTGNDQAGISGTDTLVFVVDILATA; translated from the coding sequence ATGACGGCAGTCGCCGCCCTCGCCCTCACGGGCTGCGCGGCATCGCCGGACACGGCGGCGACGCCCTCGGCGACGGCCGCCGCCGCGCTTGAGTGCACGGATCCCGGCAGCACCTCGGATGCGGTGACCGTCGCCGGCGATGCCGGCGTCGAACCGACCGTCACCTTCGACACGCCGTTGGCCGCCAAGGCGACCGAACGCACCGTCGTGACCGAGGGCAGCGGTGACGCCGTCGAGGAGGGCGACTCCGTGTCCATCTCCTACGCCGCGTACAACGCCACCACCGGGGCCAAGCTGAGCTCCGCCGGCTACGGCGAGGAAGCCGGGCTCACGGTGAACGTGGTCAACAACCAGAGCGTGATCCCCGGCATCCTCAAGGGTGTCGCCTGCTCCAACGTCGGCGACCGCGTCGCCGTGGTCATCCCGCCGGCCGACGGCTTCGGCGACACCGGCAACACCGACCTGGGCGTCGCCGCGACCGACCAGATGCTCTTCGTGATCGACATCAAGGACAAGGTGCCCACCCGCGCCACCGGAACCGACCAGGAGCCGCAGGACGGCTTCCCCACCGTGGAGCTCGCCGATGACGGTGCCCCCACCGTGACGGTGCCGCAGGACGATCCGCCCACCGACCTCGCGGTCGAGGTGCTCAAGAAGGGCGACGGTGCGACCGTGGCGGATGGCGGAACCGTCACCGTGCAGTACACCGGCGTCATCTGGGGCACCGGCAAGGTGTTCGACCAGAGCTGGGGTGCGGGCGGCCCGACCTCCTTCTCCACCTCCGAGGTCATCCCCGGCTTCGGTCAGGGCCTGGTCGGCCAGACCGTCGGCTCCCAGGTTGTCATCGTCATCCCGCCCGCACAGGGGTACGGCGACACGGGTAACGACCAGGCCGGCATCAGCGGCACCGACACCCTGGTCTTCGTCGTAGACATCCTCGCGACCGCCTAA
- a CDS encoding excinuclease ABC subunit UvrA — MPHSPETTPAIPLDSPENPGADGFVRVRGARENNLRDVNVDVPRDAIVAFTGVSGSGKSSLAFGTIFAEAQRRFFESVAPYARRLIQQGHTPHVDLITGLPPAVALQQRRGAPSSRSSVGTVTTLSNSMRMLYSRAGTYPAGSDLRLDSDAFSPNTATGACPVCHGLGISHTVTEPLLVPDATLSIRDGAIAAWPGAWQGKNLRDVTAGLGYDIDAPWASLSREDRDWLLYTEEQPVVEVTPQRDRVAKPYKGRFWSAKSYVMHTLADSKSAQMRQRVLAFVQTGPCELCGGSGLRAEALAVTFAGRPINELNALTLSELADVLRPTAELTGAAGSHRSIQSGEVTEVAVTVAGDLVRRLTVLIDLGLGYLSLSRATPTLSPGEMQRLRIATQLRSGLFGVIYVLDEPSAGLHPADAEPLLVVLEQLKASGNSVFVVEHNMDVVRRADWLVDVGPRAGDGGGEVLYSGPVAGLAEVETSVTRDYLFPTSPGEAAAAPREAAAWLGLTGVTRHNLVDLDVQVPLGVLTAVTGVSGSGKSTLVSTVLADAVGRELRQGSVDAVPAGAAAAVDDDESTDEDEAGTDGATTIVDAVTGAGAIDRLVRVDQKPIGRTPRSNLATYTGLFDAVRATFAATAAAKTAGFTASRFSFNVAGGRCDTCLGEGFVAVELLFLPGSYAPCPACGGARYNAETLAVTYNGKSVADVLGLTVEAAAVFLADVPSASRSLETLREVGLGYLRLGQPATELSGGEAQRIKLATELQRARRGHTLFLLDEPTTGLHPADVDLLMTQLGRLVDAGDTVVVVEHDMGVVSAADWVIDLGPSGGTAGGRIVAEGTPAAVAAHPHSRTAPYLARRLELAG; from the coding sequence ATGCCTCACTCTCCCGAAACCACTCCGGCCATCCCCCTCGATTCCCCCGAGAATCCCGGCGCCGACGGCTTCGTGCGCGTGCGCGGCGCCAGAGAGAACAACCTGCGAGACGTGAACGTCGACGTTCCCCGTGACGCCATCGTCGCGTTCACGGGGGTCTCGGGCTCCGGCAAGTCGTCGCTCGCGTTCGGCACCATCTTCGCCGAGGCCCAGCGCCGCTTCTTCGAGTCCGTGGCGCCGTACGCACGCCGGCTCATCCAGCAGGGCCACACTCCGCACGTGGACCTCATCACCGGGTTGCCGCCGGCCGTGGCGCTGCAGCAACGCCGCGGCGCGCCCAGTTCTCGCTCCAGCGTCGGCACCGTCACCACACTGTCCAACTCGATGCGGATGCTGTACTCCCGCGCCGGTACCTACCCGGCCGGGTCGGACCTGCGCCTGGACTCCGACGCCTTCTCCCCCAATACGGCCACGGGCGCCTGCCCGGTGTGCCACGGTCTGGGCATCTCGCACACCGTGACCGAGCCACTTCTGGTGCCTGACGCGACCCTGAGCATCCGGGACGGCGCGATCGCGGCCTGGCCCGGCGCCTGGCAGGGCAAGAATCTGCGGGATGTGACCGCGGGGCTGGGCTACGACATCGATGCGCCCTGGGCGTCGCTCAGCCGGGAGGACCGCGACTGGCTTCTTTACACCGAGGAGCAGCCCGTCGTGGAGGTCACCCCGCAGCGCGACAGGGTCGCCAAGCCGTATAAGGGCCGGTTCTGGAGCGCGAAGAGCTACGTGATGCACACCCTGGCCGACTCGAAGAGCGCCCAGATGCGCCAGCGTGTGCTCGCCTTCGTGCAGACCGGTCCGTGCGAACTCTGCGGCGGCAGCGGCCTGCGCGCCGAGGCTCTCGCGGTGACGTTCGCCGGTCGACCGATCAACGAGCTCAACGCCCTCACCCTCAGCGAGCTCGCCGACGTTCTCCGCCCGACAGCGGAACTCACCGGTGCAGCCGGCTCACACCGCTCCATCCAGTCCGGCGAGGTCACCGAGGTGGCCGTCACCGTGGCCGGCGACCTGGTGCGCCGGCTGACGGTGCTCATCGACTTGGGGCTGGGCTACCTCAGCCTCAGCCGTGCCACCCCCACACTCTCCCCGGGCGAGATGCAGCGCCTACGCATCGCCACCCAGTTGCGCAGCGGCCTGTTCGGCGTGATCTACGTGCTCGACGAACCCTCCGCCGGCCTGCACCCGGCCGACGCCGAACCGCTGCTGGTGGTGCTCGAACAGCTCAAGGCATCCGGCAATTCGGTCTTCGTGGTCGAACACAATATGGATGTCGTACGCCGCGCCGACTGGCTCGTGGACGTGGGGCCGCGAGCCGGCGACGGCGGGGGCGAGGTGCTGTACAGCGGGCCGGTGGCCGGCCTGGCCGAGGTGGAGACCTCGGTCACCCGCGACTACCTGTTCCCGACCAGCCCGGGCGAGGCGGCGGCTGCACCGCGCGAGGCCGCCGCCTGGCTGGGCCTGACGGGCGTGACCCGCCATAACCTGGTGGATCTGGACGTTCAGGTGCCCCTGGGCGTACTCACCGCTGTGACCGGGGTCTCCGGATCGGGCAAATCGACCCTGGTCAGCACGGTGCTCGCGGATGCCGTGGGCCGGGAGCTCCGCCAGGGCTCAGTCGACGCCGTGCCCGCCGGCGCTGCCGCGGCCGTTGACGACGACGAGTCGACCGACGAGGACGAGGCCGGTACCGACGGGGCCACGACGATCGTCGATGCCGTCACCGGGGCCGGGGCCATCGACCGGCTGGTGCGGGTGGACCAGAAGCCCATCGGCCGCACCCCTCGGTCCAATCTGGCCACATACACGGGCCTCTTCGACGCCGTGCGGGCCACCTTCGCGGCCACCGCGGCGGCCAAGACGGCCGGGTTCACCGCGAGCCGGTTCTCCTTCAACGTGGCCGGCGGCCGCTGCGACACCTGCCTGGGCGAGGGCTTCGTGGCCGTCGAGCTGCTCTTCCTGCCCGGCAGCTACGCTCCCTGCCCCGCCTGCGGCGGCGCGCGCTACAACGCCGAGACCCTCGCGGTGACCTACAACGGCAAGTCCGTCGCGGATGTGCTCGGCCTCACGGTGGAGGCCGCCGCCGTGTTCCTCGCCGACGTGCCCAGCGCCTCCCGCAGCCTGGAGACCCTGCGCGAGGTGGGCCTGGGCTACCTGCGGCTCGGCCAGCCCGCCACCGAGCTCTCCGGCGGCGAGGCGCAGCGCATCAAGCTGGCCACGGAACTGCAGCGCGCCCGCCGCGGGCACACGCTGTTCCTCCTCGACGAGCCCACCACCGGGTTGCACCCGGCCGATGTGGACCTCCTGATGACACAGCTCGGCCGCCTCGTCGACGCCGGAGACACCGTGGTCGTGGTGGAGCACGACATGGGCGTGGTGTCGGCCGCGGACTGGGTCATCGACCTGGGGCCGTCCGGCGGAACCGCGGGCGGGCGCATCGTGGCCGAGGGCACCCCGGCGGCCGTGGCGGCGCATCCGCACAGCCGTACCGCCCCCTACCTCGCCCGACGCTTGGAGCTAGCTGGGTAA
- a CDS encoding LuxR C-terminal-related transcriptional regulator: MKALGTSRSIELLGSLQTVVASPLPEIAGRFSELLRPLLGHSALVIFTEDCTGRPQKKAGDQAIIDEVTLPELDAVRRALAADDSDPWGRRAVIGGSDRPITAWTASTGALLVLTDPELTAAGAADPESTLDMIGRLWQLVATSIRQQVAAAAPAYLQDSRAASAERAKLIADLTDAHSTTLESLLAVLRAPSVSAEAARQTAIELAASAMVSLRAVSDRDRSLAEEPVAQAFARLRDDLRPLVRFGDLDVQFIEPPANGRALPGEVAHAGRAIVRGAVLALVEQSGVSRVRVQWDCDGSNLLIQIRDDGAGALTADSPGVSPLTARVAALGGSFDVQATAGWGSELTVSLPLDAPLAPLSPAAEWGLSPREQGVLALVASGARNKAIAAELVISENTVKFHVANLLRKVGASTRSELASLAR; the protein is encoded by the coding sequence ATGAAAGCGCTCGGAACGTCCCGTTCGATCGAACTGCTCGGTTCCCTGCAGACCGTGGTCGCCAGCCCCCTGCCCGAGATCGCGGGCCGCTTCTCCGAGCTGTTGCGGCCCCTCCTCGGCCACAGCGCCCTGGTGATCTTCACCGAAGACTGCACCGGCCGGCCGCAGAAGAAGGCCGGCGACCAGGCGATCATCGACGAGGTGACGCTGCCCGAGCTGGACGCCGTGCGTCGCGCCCTGGCCGCGGACGACTCCGACCCGTGGGGCCGGCGGGCCGTGATCGGCGGTTCCGACCGCCCGATCACGGCGTGGACCGCGTCGACGGGCGCCCTGCTGGTGCTCACCGACCCCGAGCTCACGGCGGCCGGCGCCGCGGATCCCGAGTCGACCCTCGATATGATCGGTCGGCTCTGGCAGCTCGTGGCCACGAGCATCCGCCAGCAGGTCGCGGCGGCCGCCCCCGCCTACCTGCAGGACTCCCGGGCGGCGTCGGCCGAGCGGGCCAAGCTCATCGCCGACCTCACGGATGCCCACTCGACCACCCTCGAGTCACTGCTGGCGGTGCTCCGCGCGCCCAGTGTGAGCGCCGAGGCCGCCCGCCAGACCGCGATCGAACTGGCGGCCAGCGCTATGGTCAGCCTGCGCGCGGTGTCCGACCGGGACCGCTCGCTGGCCGAGGAACCGGTGGCGCAGGCCTTCGCACGGCTGCGCGACGACCTACGGCCTCTCGTGCGGTTCGGCGACCTCGACGTGCAGTTCATCGAGCCGCCCGCGAACGGGCGCGCCCTGCCCGGCGAGGTGGCGCACGCCGGCCGGGCCATCGTGCGCGGCGCCGTGCTCGCGCTGGTCGAGCAGTCCGGGGTGAGTCGGGTGCGGGTGCAGTGGGACTGCGACGGCAGCAACCTGCTCATCCAGATCCGCGACGACGGCGCCGGCGCGCTCACGGCCGACTCCCCCGGCGTCAGCCCGCTCACGGCCCGGGTGGCCGCGCTCGGCGGTAGCTTCGATGTGCAGGCCACGGCCGGCTGGGGCTCGGAGCTGACGGTCTCACTGCCGTTGGATGCGCCCCTGGCACCGCTCAGCCCCGCCGCGGAGTGGGGTCTGAGCCCGCGCGAGCAGGGCGTCCTGGCCCTGGTGGCCTCCGGCGCCCGCAACAAGGCCATCGCGGCCGAACTGGTGATCAGCGAGAACACCGTGAAGTTCCACGTGGCCAACCTGCTCCGCAAGGTGGGTGCGTCCACCCGCTCCGAGTTGGCCTCGCTGGCGCGCTGA
- a CDS encoding metalloregulator ArsR/SmtB family transcription factor — MEPLSQAPNDTFTDANRPLYEVKANLFKGLAHPVRVRVLEVLANATVDLSVTDLLTDTGLEASHLSQHLSVLRRHNLVLAERRGSLVFYRLAYPQVADLLAVARQLLVEILETTQQNLANTVGLPSLVPAGAASSDAVTR, encoded by the coding sequence ATGGAACCGCTGAGTCAGGCCCCGAACGACACCTTCACGGACGCCAACCGCCCGCTCTACGAGGTCAAGGCCAACCTCTTCAAGGGGCTGGCGCATCCGGTGCGGGTGCGGGTGCTCGAGGTTCTTGCGAACGCCACCGTCGACCTGTCGGTTACCGACCTGCTCACCGACACCGGGCTGGAGGCCTCGCACCTCTCCCAGCACCTCTCGGTGCTGCGCCGGCACAACCTGGTGCTGGCGGAGCGCCGCGGCAGCCTCGTCTTCTACCGGCTGGCCTATCCGCAGGTGGCCGACCTGCTCGCGGTGGCCCGGCAGCTGCTCGTCGAGATCCTCGAGACCACCCAGCAGAACCTGGCCAACACGGTGGGGTTGCCCAGCCTGGTTCCCGCCGGCGCCGCGTCCAGCGACGCGGTGACCCGATGA
- the panD gene encoding aspartate 1-decarboxylase, giving the protein MRRTMFKSKIHRATVTHSALHYVGSLTVDLDLLDAADLLPGELVSIVNVNNGARFETYLIAGERGSGVIGVNGAAARMAHEGDLVIIISYAQMGDKKARVYVPTVVHVDAQNHILAVGSDPAEALGDDVERPPSAV; this is encoded by the coding sequence ATGCGCCGCACCATGTTCAAGTCCAAGATCCACCGCGCCACCGTGACGCACTCCGCCCTGCACTATGTCGGGTCGCTGACGGTCGACCTCGATCTGCTGGATGCCGCCGACCTGCTTCCCGGCGAGCTCGTCAGTATCGTCAACGTCAACAACGGTGCCCGCTTCGAGACCTACCTGATCGCCGGGGAACGCGGCAGCGGCGTGATCGGCGTCAACGGCGCCGCGGCGCGGATGGCGCACGAGGGCGACCTGGTCATCATCATCTCCTACGCCCAGATGGGCGACAAGAAGGCCAGGGTGTACGTGCCCACCGTCGTGCACGTCGATGCCCAGAATCACATCCTTGCCGTCGGAAGCGACCCTGCTGAAGCGCTCGGCGACGACGTAGAGCGGCCGCCGTCGGCAGTCTGA
- a CDS encoding SulP family inorganic anion transporter, protein MSAIGTAAGRTGRYLRALLPSWQDYRDVKRTWRGDIVAGLTVGIIALPLALAFGVSSGAGAESGLITAIVAGVIAAVFGGSNIQVSGPTGAMVVVLGPVVAAHGVGVVAVLSLMAGLIVIAAGALKLGRAVTFIPWPVIEGFTLGIAVIIFLQQVPAAIGSKAGASSNAFVAAVQSFQTVDWSTVIVPVGMVLLVAAIMLLAPLAHKKLPGSIVAIIVVTVIANLADLPLARIGELPSSLPSPMLPQFDLGTLGSLVGPALTIAALAAIESLLSARVAVTLSDTGPYDADRELVGQGLASIASGFFGGMPATGAIARTAVNIRSGGRTRLAAIVHSIVLIGVVYLATGVVSQIPLAALSGVLMMTAARMISVATVRSIIGSTGSDATVFVITALVTVSVDLIVAVGIGILVAGFFALRSVSASSGVHREELPGEPQPGDERIALFRLDGALFFGAAERMLERVNQTSHITVVIIRMSQLQILDATGARVITEMIQALERRGITVLVKGIQPRHLKLVTRVGVITSLRHRNHLFTDLDAAIEHARSHVSRAAVAGGGTDAADFGWTSTIRLPRD, encoded by the coding sequence ATGAGTGCCATCGGCACCGCCGCGGGCCGCACCGGCCGCTACCTGCGGGCCCTGCTGCCGAGCTGGCAGGACTACCGCGATGTGAAGCGCACCTGGCGCGGCGACATCGTGGCCGGTCTCACCGTGGGCATCATCGCCTTGCCGCTCGCGCTGGCCTTCGGGGTCAGCTCCGGCGCTGGGGCCGAGAGCGGCCTCATCACGGCTATCGTGGCCGGCGTCATCGCCGCCGTCTTCGGCGGGTCCAACATCCAGGTCTCCGGTCCCACCGGCGCCATGGTCGTCGTGCTCGGACCCGTCGTGGCCGCCCACGGCGTGGGGGTCGTGGCGGTACTCAGCCTCATGGCGGGTCTCATCGTGATCGCCGCGGGCGCCCTCAAGCTCGGCCGCGCCGTCACCTTCATCCCCTGGCCGGTGATCGAAGGGTTCACCCTCGGCATCGCCGTCATCATCTTCCTGCAGCAGGTGCCCGCCGCGATCGGGTCGAAGGCCGGGGCGAGCAGCAACGCCTTCGTCGCCGCAGTGCAGTCCTTCCAGACCGTCGACTGGTCCACCGTGATCGTGCCCGTTGGCATGGTGCTCCTCGTCGCGGCGATCATGCTGCTTGCCCCGCTGGCGCACAAGAAGCTGCCCGGCTCGATCGTGGCCATCATCGTGGTCACCGTCATCGCCAACCTCGCCGACCTGCCGCTGGCCCGCATCGGCGAGCTGCCGAGCTCGCTGCCCTCGCCCATGCTGCCGCAGTTCGACCTGGGCACCCTGGGCTCGCTGGTGGGGCCCGCGCTCACCATCGCCGCACTGGCCGCCATCGAATCGCTGCTCTCGGCCCGCGTCGCCGTGACGCTCTCCGATACCGGCCCGTACGACGCCGACCGCGAGCTCGTCGGCCAGGGGCTGGCCTCCATCGCCTCGGGCTTCTTCGGCGGCATGCCGGCAACGGGCGCGATCGCGCGCACCGCGGTGAACATCCGTTCGGGCGGCCGTACCCGGCTGGCAGCCATCGTGCACTCGATCGTGCTGATCGGCGTGGTCTATCTGGCCACCGGGGTCGTCTCGCAGATCCCGCTCGCGGCACTGTCCGGGGTGCTCATGATGACCGCGGCACGGATGATCTCGGTCGCCACGGTGCGCAGCATCATCGGCTCAACCGGCTCCGACGCCACGGTCTTCGTGATCACCGCTCTCGTGACGGTGTCGGTCGACCTCATCGTGGCCGTGGGTATCGGCATCCTGGTGGCGGGCTTCTTCGCGCTGCGCTCGGTGTCGGCCTCCAGCGGCGTGCACCGCGAGGAATTGCCCGGCGAGCCCCAACCCGGGGACGAGCGCATCGCCCTGTTCCGGCTCGACGGCGCCCTGTTCTTCGGGGCGGCCGAGCGGATGCTCGAACGCGTCAATCAGACCAGTCACATCACCGTCGTGATCATCCGCATGTCGCAGCTGCAGATCCTCGATGCCACCGGGGCCCGGGTGATCACCGAGATGATCCAGGCGCTCGAACGCCGCGGCATCACCGTGCTCGTCAAGGGCATCCAGCCGCGGCACCTCAAGCTCGTCACCCGGGTGGGCGTGATCACGAGCCTGCGGCACCGCAACCATCTCTTCACCGACCTCGACGCGGCGATCGAGCACGCCCGCAGCCACGTCAGCCGGGCCGCTGTGGCCGGCGGCGGCACGGATGCGGCCGACTTCGGTTGGACCTCGACCATCCGGTTGCCCCGGGACTAG